The following proteins are encoded in a genomic region of Deltaproteobacteria bacterium:
- a CDS encoding tetratricopeptide repeat protein, which yields MAVRLLFLLFVVILVAFSYISLLNGQHVPFYYSATRQMDISVSELAILAFSLGAAMVILGTLVKDVTAASRNWRERREKQRRDAARARAARAGELVQRGMLPEAVKELTRSLAVNPDDREALDLLATAQAELRSPLEAVKALTRMKQIDPSDLSVYFRLARLYREMNDPEAALATLKAVEATEEENPRAWEAIREIHLARGEMVQAYNEQKKIMKLRGKDASRAEQELFLSLRYEKALVRLAEGKGDDAERRLRDVIRDDTSFCAAHIALSEQLRARSLDDATEILLQGFRATRNPVFLIKLEDLCVETERPQAMIRIYSRLQQEFPSDFDVNLFMGKFFLRLEMIDEGLEQLLKAETL from the coding sequence ATGGCGGTTCGCCTTCTTTTTCTCCTCTTCGTCGTCATCCTCGTCGCGTTCTCCTACATTTCCCTGCTGAACGGCCAGCATGTGCCGTTCTACTACTCCGCCACCCGGCAGATGGACATCTCGGTCAGCGAGCTGGCGATCCTCGCCTTCTCCCTCGGGGCGGCGATGGTCATCCTGGGGACGTTGGTCAAGGACGTGACCGCGGCGTCGAGGAACTGGCGGGAGCGCCGGGAAAAGCAGCGCCGGGACGCCGCGCGTGCACGGGCGGCCAGAGCGGGGGAACTGGTGCAGCGGGGAATGCTCCCGGAGGCGGTCAAGGAGCTCACGCGCAGCCTTGCCGTCAACCCGGACGACCGGGAAGCGCTGGATCTCCTCGCGACCGCGCAGGCGGAGCTCCGCAGTCCCCTTGAGGCGGTGAAAGCCCTCACCCGGATGAAGCAGATCGATCCGTCGGACCTCTCGGTGTACTTCCGGCTGGCGCGCCTGTACCGGGAGATGAACGACCCCGAGGCCGCGCTGGCGACACTCAAGGCCGTCGAGGCGACGGAAGAGGAAAATCCCCGCGCCTGGGAGGCGATCCGGGAGATCCACCTGGCGCGCGGAGAGATGGTCCAGGCGTACAACGAGCAGAAGAAAATCATGAAGCTCCGGGGGAAGGACGCTTCCCGCGCCGAACAGGAGCTGTTCCTCTCCCTCCGGTACGAGAAGGCCCTTGTCCGCCTCGCAGAGGGGAAGGGGGACGACGCCGAGCGGCGGCTCCGGGACGTGATCAGGGACGACACGTCCTTCTGCGCGGCCCATATCGCCCTCTCCGAGCAGCTTCGGGCGCGGAGCCTCGACGATGCGACGGAGATCCTCCTGCAGGGGTTCCGCGCGACGCGCAATCCCGTCTTCCTCATCAAGCTCGAGGACCTCTGCGTTGAGACGGAGCGTCCCCAGGCGATGATCCGGATCTACTCACGCCTGCAGCAGGAGTTCCCGTCCGACTTCGACGTCAACCTCTTCATGGGGAAGTTTTTCCTGCGGCTCGAGATGATCGACGAGGGACTGGAACAGTTATTGAAAGCCGAAACCTTG
- the rsfS gene encoding ribosome silencing factor translates to MLRCAGLAREKKGSDILALDVREHAGFTDYFLICSGSSDRQVQALSRHIEETLKKEQGVKTLGTEGLREGRWVLLDYGDFVVHVFQDSVREFYNFDQLWGAAPEVPVPQE, encoded by the coding sequence CTGCTTCGATGCGCCGGCCTCGCACGGGAGAAGAAGGGTTCCGACATCCTCGCCCTCGACGTCCGGGAGCACGCCGGCTTCACCGACTACTTTCTCATCTGCTCGGGGAGTTCCGACCGGCAGGTTCAAGCCCTTTCGAGGCACATCGAGGAGACGCTCAAGAAGGAGCAGGGGGTCAAGACCCTCGGCACCGAAGGGCTTCGCGAGGGGCGATGGGTGCTCCTCGACTACGGTGATTTCGTAGTGCACGTGTTCCAGGACAGCGTTCGCGAGTTCTACAACTTCGACCAGTTGTGGGGGGCGGCGCCCGAGGTGCCGGTTCCCCAGGAATAA